Proteins found in one Methanobacterium sp. genomic segment:
- a CDS encoding nitroreductase family protein, whose amino-acid sequence MEKNKLYETIFKRKSIRNYDLTPLDQNTLTEIKNHLNALESLYKDIKTEFKIIGTDDVKRRIMKKSPHYIAVFSENKEGYLTNAGFMLQQMDLYLSAKGIGTCWQGIPQPKKEVLESSDLEFVILIAFGKANEPLHRKGIAEFKRKSLKEISNVHGADELMEAVRLAPSASNNQPWFFTGDENIIHVYAIKPGFIRGLLAKRYIPIDVGIAFYHLKLAAENYGRKTEIMFDKTAPDYSSKGYEYITSLRLK is encoded by the coding sequence ATGGAAAAAAATAAACTATACGAAACAATATTTAAGCGAAAATCCATCAGGAATTACGATCTTACACCACTTGATCAAAACACGTTAACAGAGATTAAGAATCATTTAAACGCCTTAGAATCTCTTTATAAGGATATTAAAACTGAATTTAAGATCATAGGAACAGATGATGTAAAAAGAAGGATAATGAAAAAATCACCACATTACATTGCTGTATTTTCTGAAAATAAAGAAGGATATTTGACTAATGCTGGATTTATGCTGCAACAAATGGATCTATATCTTTCTGCAAAGGGAATAGGTACATGCTGGCAGGGAATTCCTCAACCCAAAAAGGAAGTTTTGGAAAGTTCGGATCTTGAATTTGTCATTTTAATAGCTTTTGGAAAGGCTAATGAGCCATTGCATCGAAAAGGTATCGCAGAATTTAAGAGAAAATCTTTAAAAGAGATAAGCAATGTTCATGGTGCTGATGAGCTGATGGAAGCTGTTCGTCTCGCTCCATCTGCAAGTAATAACCAGCCCTGGTTTTTTACGGGTGATGAAAACATAATTCATGTTTATGCAATTAAGCCCGGTTTTATAAGGGGACTTCTAGCCAAAAGATACATTCCAATTGATGTTGGTATTGCATTTTACCATCTGAAGCTTGCTGCAGAAAATTACGGCAGAAAAACTGAAATTATGTTTGATAAAACCGCGCCAGATTATTCCAGCAAAGGATACGAGTATATTACAAGTTTAAGGCTTAAATGA